The Flavobacteriales bacterium genome contains a region encoding:
- a CDS encoding TIGR00730 family Rossman fold protein, whose amino-acid sequence MTEDDKRIERALEQLDWTEIKSKDSWQIFKIMAEFVEGFETLARIGPCVSIFGSARTEPHDPNYKLAEDIAYKLSLHGFGIITGGGPGIMEAANKGARLANGRSVGLNIDLPFEQHSNPYIDQDKLINFDYFFVRKLMFTKYAQGFIVLPGGFGTMDELFEALTLIQTGKVAKFPIVLVGSEFWGGLIDWIKNVMRDRAGNISENDLDLVKLVETAEDAANAIKEFYSKYSIKPNF is encoded by the coding sequence ATGACAGAGGACGATAAACGGATCGAACGTGCGCTGGAGCAACTCGACTGGACGGAGATCAAGAGCAAGGATTCTTGGCAGATCTTCAAGATCATGGCCGAGTTTGTGGAAGGATTTGAAACGCTGGCGCGCATCGGCCCATGTGTTTCCATATTCGGTTCGGCACGAACAGAACCGCACGACCCGAATTACAAATTGGCCGAAGACATCGCTTACAAATTATCGCTGCACGGATTCGGAATCATTACGGGTGGCGGCCCAGGCATCATGGAAGCTGCGAATAAAGGCGCGCGATTGGCCAATGGCCGTTCTGTTGGTTTGAACATCGACCTCCCTTTCGAGCAACACTCCAACCCTTACATCGATCAGGACAAACTCATCAATTTCGATTACTTCTTTGTTCGCAAACTGATGTTCACGAAGTACGCTCAGGGCTTTATTGTGCTACCTGGTGGTTTCGGAACAATGGATGAGCTCTTTGAAGCACTCACGCTCATTCAAACGGGCAAGGTCGCCAAGTTCCCCATCGTGCTTGTCGGTTCCGAATTCTGGGGAGGATTGATCGACTGGATAAAGAATGTGATGCGAGATCGCGCTGGCAACATCAGCGAAAACGACCTCGACCTCGTTAAACTGGTGGAAACTGCGGAGGATGCCGCAAACGCCATCAAGGAGTTCTACAGCAAGTACAGCATCAAGCCCAATTTCTGA
- a CDS encoding transglycosylase SLT domain-containing protein: MKSSKETTQRILTTAALVLAVILGPQLFIFSSDDVKTEDKTFQEKFNEDYRIYSLNIPEDLAFCAEKVPVFDQDVRERLDRELLVNTYWQSNSMLYHKRASKWFSVIEPILKENGVPEDFKYLALVESGLTNVVSPAGAAGYWQLLKNTGQEYGLEVNSEVDERYDVRKSTEAACKYLKEAHEKYGSWTLAAASYNMGMNGVEKQLKRQNAKNYYDLLLNDETSRYVFRILAAKEIIEHPTKYGFHYRLKDLYLPQETYTVSLDTAVKDFTEFAAKHKVNYKILKIFNPWLRQSYLTNKSRKRYEILLPKEGYYDISSMEPDSFIDSIQADTDTLQSSEGDE; this comes from the coding sequence ATGAAGTCAAGTAAAGAAACAACCCAGCGTATTCTGACAACGGCTGCTTTGGTGCTGGCGGTGATTCTTGGCCCTCAATTGTTCATTTTTTCAAGTGATGATGTGAAAACCGAGGACAAGACCTTCCAGGAAAAGTTCAATGAGGATTATCGCATCTACAGCCTGAACATTCCAGAAGACCTTGCCTTTTGCGCAGAAAAAGTTCCCGTGTTCGATCAAGATGTAAGAGAACGTCTGGACCGAGAACTCTTGGTGAACACTTACTGGCAGTCGAACAGCATGCTGTACCACAAGCGGGCAAGCAAGTGGTTTTCCGTTATTGAACCCATTTTGAAAGAGAACGGAGTTCCTGAAGATTTCAAATATTTGGCGTTGGTTGAAAGCGGATTGACCAACGTGGTCTCTCCTGCGGGAGCAGCAGGATATTGGCAATTGCTCAAAAACACAGGACAGGAGTACGGCTTGGAAGTGAACTCGGAAGTTGATGAACGATATGATGTTCGAAAATCAACGGAAGCCGCTTGCAAGTACCTCAAAGAAGCACATGAGAAATATGGAAGTTGGACCTTGGCCGCTGCCAGCTACAACATGGGTATGAACGGAGTTGAGAAGCAGTTGAAGCGACAGAATGCCAAGAACTATTATGACCTGCTGCTGAATGATGAAACCAGCAGATACGTGTTCCGCATACTTGCGGCAAAGGAAATTATCGAACATCCGACCAAATATGGCTTTCACTATCGATTGAAAGACCTGTATCTACCGCAGGAAACATACACGGTGAGTTTAGATACAGCCGTAAAAGACTTCACCGAATTTGCCGCCAAGCACAAGGTCAATTACAAGATCCTTAAGATCTTCAACCCGTGGCTGCGCCAAAGTTATCTCACCAACAAATCGCGCAAGCGGTATGAAATTCTGCTGCCGAAAGAAGGCTACTATGACATCAGTTCGATGGAACCTGATTCTTTCATCGATAGCATCCAAGCAGATACAGACACGCTTCAATCATCTGAGGGCGATGAGTGA
- the rfbC gene encoding dTDP-4-dehydrorhamnose 3,5-epimerase, translating into MKLIKTAFEDLFVIESKVFGDHRGYFYEGYNRNVLEALGLTIDIAQTNISKSQAGVVRGLHFQNPPFAQGKLIRVLKGAVLDVVVDIRKNSKTYGKHYSIELSEENAKALWVPPGFAHGFKTLADETLFYYDCTEVYNKDSEGSIRWNDPELNIDWGIEDPILSEKDEAAPLFKDFTSQF; encoded by the coding sequence ATGAAGCTGATCAAAACTGCGTTTGAAGATCTGTTTGTCATAGAATCAAAAGTTTTCGGTGACCACCGAGGATATTTTTATGAAGGATATAACCGAAACGTCTTGGAAGCGTTGGGACTGACAATTGACATAGCTCAGACCAATATATCCAAGTCGCAGGCCGGGGTTGTTCGAGGGCTACATTTTCAGAACCCACCATTTGCCCAAGGAAAGTTGATACGCGTACTTAAAGGTGCTGTTTTGGATGTGGTGGTTGACATTCGGAAGAACTCAAAGACCTACGGGAAGCATTATTCCATCGAACTTTCTGAAGAAAACGCGAAAGCCCTTTGGGTCCCTCCTGGTTTTGCGCATGGATTCAAAACCTTGGCAGACGAAACCCTTTTCTATTACGACTGTACGGAAGTTTACAACAAGGACTCGGAAGGAAGCATCCGTTGGAATGACCCTGAACTGAACATCGATTGGGGTATTGAAGACCCGATACTGTCGGAAAAGGACGAAGCTGCCCCCCTCTTCAAGGATTTCACCAGTCAGTTTTAA
- the uvrA gene encoding excinuclease ABC subunit UvrA has translation MESQDNFLEVNGARVHNLKNIDVRIPRDRLVVITGLSGSGKSSLAFDTIYAEGQRRYIETFASYARQFLGTLERPDVDNITGLSPVISIEQKSTNRSPRSTVGTVTEIYDLVRLLFARAGIAYSYNTGERMVKYSDEEIIRIIKTELDGKKVQLLAPVIKGRKGHYRELFVQIKRQGFQKVRVDGEVLDLDSDIKLDRYKVHDIEIVVDRMQIDSKSTKRLSDSVQMAMKHGKGSMMTLEHDSENVRFFSRSLMCPTSGIAYDEPAPNLFSFNSPYGACKKCNGLGTVAEISADKIIPNPKLSIARGGIAPIGEFKNNWIFRQLEAIGEKYEFTLKDPIADISEDAMNVILYGSSEVFKVKDERSSGSSYSLSFEGIINFISRQSEEGDSKALQKWASSFTHLKTCPTCEGARLKKEALHFKLNGKNIAEISALDLQELQNWFEALPATFDDKQELIATEIIKEIQTRVQFLLDVGLDYLSLDRPARSLSGGEAQRIRLATQIGSQLVGVLYILDEPSIGLHQRDNQRLIDSLKKLRDSGNSVIVVEHDKDMMEAADQVIDIGPKAGVYGGEIVAQGSAKELLAKDSLTASFLNGGHLIPIKKTFRKGNGKKLVIKGASGNNLQNVNAEFPLGKFICVTGVSGSGKSTLINETLYPILNREIFRAQQVPMPYDKVSGIEHIDKVIAIDQSPIGRTPRSNPATYTGVFSDIRNLFTMVPEAQIRGYKPGRFSFNVKGGRCEECQGAGLKTIEMNFLPDVHIQCPTCNGNRYNRETLEIRYKGKSISDVLNMNIDEAVQFFENIPSILKKIKTLHDVGLGYIKLGQSSTTLSGGEAQRIKLAAELSKRDTGKTFYILDEPTTGLHFEDIRILLEVLNHLADKGNTVLVIEHNLDIVRSADHLIDLGPEGGKRGGLIMETGTPIELAKSEKTFTGKFLRKELESLGAM, from the coding sequence TTGGAATCCCAAGACAATTTTCTGGAAGTAAACGGTGCACGGGTTCATAACCTAAAGAACATTGACGTGCGCATTCCGCGCGACCGACTCGTGGTGATCACTGGTCTGAGCGGCAGTGGCAAATCATCCTTGGCGTTTGACACGATCTACGCAGAAGGTCAGAGACGCTACATTGAAACGTTCGCTTCGTACGCACGTCAGTTTCTCGGTACGCTGGAAAGACCCGATGTTGACAATATCACAGGGCTGAGTCCTGTCATCTCCATCGAACAGAAATCCACTAATCGAAGTCCACGCTCTACCGTGGGAACGGTAACCGAGATCTATGACCTGGTGCGTTTGCTTTTCGCACGCGCTGGCATCGCCTATAGCTACAATACGGGCGAACGGATGGTGAAGTATTCGGATGAGGAGATCATCCGCATCATCAAAACCGAACTTGATGGGAAGAAAGTGCAATTGCTCGCGCCTGTCATCAAAGGAAGAAAAGGCCATTACCGCGAACTTTTTGTGCAGATAAAACGGCAAGGGTTTCAGAAGGTGCGAGTGGATGGTGAAGTTCTTGACCTCGATTCGGACATCAAACTTGACCGATATAAAGTCCACGATATTGAAATTGTGGTGGACCGCATGCAGATCGATTCCAAAAGCACCAAGCGACTTTCCGACTCGGTGCAAATGGCCATGAAGCACGGCAAAGGCTCCATGATGACCTTGGAACATGATTCTGAGAATGTGCGCTTTTTCAGTCGCTCGTTGATGTGCCCGACTTCGGGAATCGCGTACGATGAACCAGCCCCAAACCTTTTCTCGTTCAATTCGCCTTATGGCGCATGCAAGAAATGTAACGGACTTGGAACCGTGGCCGAGATCTCAGCCGATAAGATCATTCCCAACCCAAAACTTTCCATTGCCAGGGGCGGCATTGCCCCTATCGGAGAATTCAAGAACAACTGGATCTTCCGCCAACTGGAGGCAATCGGTGAGAAATACGAGTTCACGTTGAAAGACCCGATCGCTGACATCTCGGAAGATGCGATGAACGTGATCCTTTATGGCAGCAGCGAAGTTTTCAAAGTGAAGGATGAACGGTCGAGCGGCAGCAGTTATTCCCTTTCTTTCGAAGGCATCATCAATTTCATCAGCCGCCAAAGCGAGGAAGGCGATAGCAAAGCCTTACAGAAATGGGCTTCGAGTTTCACACACTTGAAAACCTGCCCAACCTGCGAAGGTGCTCGACTGAAAAAAGAAGCGCTCCACTTCAAACTGAACGGAAAGAACATTGCTGAAATCTCTGCTTTGGACCTTCAGGAACTACAGAACTGGTTTGAGGCACTTCCTGCCACGTTTGATGACAAACAGGAGCTTATTGCCACAGAGATCATCAAAGAAATTCAAACCCGTGTTCAATTCCTGTTGGATGTCGGGTTGGACTATTTGTCGTTGGACCGACCTGCGCGTTCTCTTTCAGGTGGTGAGGCGCAACGGATTCGACTTGCCACACAGATCGGTTCGCAACTTGTTGGCGTGCTGTACATTTTGGACGAGCCGAGCATTGGACTTCATCAACGTGACAATCAGCGTTTGATCGATTCATTGAAGAAGCTTCGCGATTCGGGCAACTCAGTGATCGTGGTGGAACACGATAAAGATATGATGGAAGCGGCCGACCAAGTGATAGACATCGGGCCAAAGGCTGGAGTTTATGGTGGCGAAATTGTGGCCCAGGGTTCGGCCAAAGAACTGCTTGCGAAAGACTCGCTCACGGCTTCCTTTTTGAACGGTGGTCATCTCATCCCGATAAAAAAGACTTTCCGAAAAGGAAACGGAAAGAAGTTGGTGATAAAAGGTGCGAGTGGAAACAACCTTCAAAATGTGAATGCGGAATTTCCGCTTGGCAAATTCATCTGCGTAACGGGAGTTTCGGGAAGTGGCAAATCCACGCTGATCAACGAGACCCTCTACCCTATTCTGAACCGAGAGATCTTCCGCGCGCAACAGGTGCCAATGCCTTACGACAAGGTGAGCGGAATTGAACACATCGATAAGGTAATTGCCATCGATCAGAGTCCGATCGGCCGCACACCGCGCTCCAATCCTGCGACTTACACGGGCGTTTTCTCAGATATTCGCAATCTGTTCACGATGGTTCCTGAAGCGCAGATCCGTGGCTACAAACCTGGTCGCTTCTCCTTTAATGTAAAAGGTGGGCGTTGCGAAGAATGTCAAGGTGCTGGATTGAAGACCATCGAAATGAACTTCTTGCCCGATGTGCATATTCAATGCCCGACCTGCAACGGAAACCGCTACAACCGCGAAACGCTGGAGATACGCTATAAAGGCAAATCCATTTCGGATGTGCTCAACATGAACATTGACGAGGCGGTACAGTTCTTCGAAAACATACCTTCCATTCTTAAAAAGATAAAAACGCTGCATGATGTGGGTTTGGGTTACATCAAACTCGGCCAGAGTTCCACAACGCTTTCTGGTGGAGAGGCGCAGCGCATCAAACTGGCAGCCGAACTCAGCAAACGAGATACTGGAAAGACGTTCTACATTCTTGATGAACCGACCACAGGATTGCATTTCGAAGACATCCGCATTCTGCTGGAAGTATTGAATCATCTTGCTGATAAAGGCAATACAGTTCTGGTGATCGAGCACAATTTGGACATCGTTCGTAGTGCTGATCACTTGATAGACCTTGGTCCGGAAGGCGGAAAACGTGGTGGTTTGATCATGGAAACCGGAACACCGATCGAACTGGCGAAATCTGAAAAGACCTTTACTGGCAAGTTCCTTCGGAAAGAACTGGAAAGCCTTGGGGCGATGTAG